From the genome of Amylibacter sp. IMCC11727:
GACCCGAAAATCTCTTGGTGGATTGCATACCAACCTCAAATCCCAACTGCTCGATGATAAGGGCGAAGTGATCGAAGGCATCTATGCTGCGGGGGAAGTTTGCGGCTTTGGCGGCGGCGGCTATCACGGCTATAACGCGCTCGAAGGGACGTTTTTGGGCGGTTGTATCTTCTCGGGCAAAATCGCGGGCGAAAACGCCTAAACCATGAACAAACCTTTAACGCCGACACGTCCAAATGGACGTGTCGGCGTTCAGAATTCATTTACCGATAAATCTTGCTTGGCCGCGGGTCCACATACCCGCGCAGCCGATCCGCAGCATTGCGGGCAAACTTCAACAGCATCTTTTTGCGCCGCGCAGCTGCCAATTTATGTTCTGGGGCAGGGCGGATAATCTCTGCGTCATAGGCATCCGCGATGATCAGACCCGTATCCTGAGGGAGTAATTCCGTCGGAAAATCAGGAGGCACAGCCCAGAAAAATCGATCACACCAGTCCAGATACCCCTGCCATTTATTGTCTGACATGAAATCGGCGCGGCTGGATTTGCATTCTACCACCCAGATTTCCGATTTCGGCCCCAGTGCCATCAAGTCCACACGCAAGCCAGACGTGGGCACAAATTCCTCTAGGCAGATAAAATTGTGCTGACGCAAATGTCGTGCAGTGCCACGGGCGATCAATTGACCAGCTTGCAAAGGGGGTAAAGAATCCATAACCAAAGTATGAACAAAAAGTGAACATATCGTCAAGCCCAGCTGCCCTTGTTCTTTGCCCCCCAACGCCCTAAGTGTGGGGCAGGCGGGTTCTGCCCTTCTCGTGCCGAAGTTCTATTCCATTGGCCAATAAGTTCCTTGAGGGAGCTGGCTCTGCGACTGACCCTGGTCTATCGTATCCGGCGCCCACCTGTTAAATCAGGCTCTTGGGGATACACACACTTCGACGGCTGTGCTGCGAATGCGGTTTAGTGGTCCCGCCGCTTTTCACCTTTGATTTATCGTTTTTGACTGGCGATTTCGCCTTCGGCGAGGATATTTAAGCTCAAAAGAAAAAGGGGGCGGTATGTCTATTGCAAAGAAAAAAACCGAGGCACGGACCAAAGCGTTCGCGGCGCGCAAGGCCGTG
Proteins encoded in this window:
- a CDS encoding MmcB family DNA repair protein — translated: MDSLPPLQAGQLIARGTARHLRQHNFICLEEFVPTSGLRVDLMALGPKSEIWVVECKSSRADFMSDNKWQGYLDWCDRFFWAVPPDFPTELLPQDTGLIIADAYDAEIIRPAPEHKLAAARRKKMLLKFARNAADRLRGYVDPRPSKIYR